The Vannielia litorea genome segment CCCGGCACGGCGCCCGCCGTGCGTTTCGGTGCCCCCTCTGTCCTTTCGCCTGAGATCGCTATCCCTTCGGCGGGCCTTGCGGCCACTCTCCAGAGTCCTTTTCTCCGTCCGGTCCTTGGGCCTGAGAGTTTACCGGGGCGGTTGCTCCTTCGGCACCGGCGCGAGGCCGGATTCTCCTCGGACGGGGTGGTGCATGGTTAGCGCGGCGCGGGCGGCTGGACAAGATGGCTTGAGACCGACAGGTTGCGCAGCATGAGCGACGCCTATTTTTTCGGCTATGGAAGCCTTGTGAACCGCGCCACGCATATTCATGCGCCGTCTTTTCCCGCACGGCTGCGGGGTTGGCGGCGGGTCTGGAAGAGCACGGTGCTGCGGGATGTGGCCTTTTTGAGCGCGGAGCCGTGGGACGGCTCGGTGCTGGAGGGGTTGGTGGCCCATGTGCCGGGCGGCGACTGGGCGGCGCTGGATGTGCGCGAGCGGGCCTATGGGCGGCACGAGGTATCGGCGCATTGCGAGCATGAGGCCGGGGAGGTCAGGGTGGAGGTGTATGCCGTTGCGCCCGAGCATATGGCGGCGGATGCGGCCCACCCGGTGCTGCTGAGCTACGTCGATACGGTGGTGCAGGGCTTTGCCGATGTGTTCGGCGAAGCGGGGGCGCTGCGGTTCTTCGAGACGACGGCGGGCTGGCCGCCGGTGGTGGTGGATGACCGGGCCGCGCCGATCTACCCGCGGGCAACCGAGGTGAGCGCGCAGGAGCGCGACTTTGTGGATGCGGGGCTGCGGCGGTTGGGCGTGGAGAAGGTCGCGGCCCCCGTCAGGGCGTGACGACGCCGTTCTCTTCGCCATCCCAGTAGTGGATGTGCTCGGCGTCGACCCGGATGAGCAGCAGGCCGGGCGTGTCGATA includes the following:
- a CDS encoding gamma-glutamylcyclotransferase family protein, whose translation is MSDAYFFGYGSLVNRATHIHAPSFPARLRGWRRVWKSTVLRDVAFLSAEPWDGSVLEGLVAHVPGGDWAALDVRERAYGRHEVSAHCEHEAGEVRVEVYAVAPEHMAADAAHPVLLSYVDTVVQGFADVFGEAGALRFFETTAGWPPVVVDDRAAPIYPRATEVSAQERDFVDAGLRRLGVEKVAAPVRA